In Salvelinus sp. IW2-2015 unplaced genomic scaffold, ASM291031v2 Un_scaffold211, whole genome shotgun sequence, one DNA window encodes the following:
- the traf3ip2a gene encoding E3 ubiquitin ligase TRAF3IP2: protein MDSFTDSCRHRSIPVETDESMTSSTLNLALPLDCGQCSEHRKRPKEEAWFAPEVTVNDVGQVEYPKDSWRTPMEDPLGNLRPQPRAPSLHQKDMSPHTPDPVDLRLHPYRERAQWTEDEDFSFSGILRRGAEGFPGPPSCPRPQDCSLEGGEPLEAPLPLRSDLNDIHCVPPKYPAHMPPQCPDPVHGRCPRLYTCQKPVNQTRPLYNRHHYNHLHPTEPQRELQQDPPSWTPTAQNRLHGQGALKAPSFNLPQSVAPPRELMSEVSVVPSYPVTPGQPGGGGTATQELRKTISLPEECRNVFITYSVDTASEMFTFVKFLIDQGFKPAIDMFDNPVRRMDINKWMDSYLKDKSVLIIVVISPKYKADVEGYGEDEHGLHTKYIHTQIQNEFIQQHCLNFRLVPVLFPTATKRHVPAWLQSTRIYRWPQDTQDLVLRLLREERYIAPSLGKEMTLSIRPL, encoded by the exons ATGGACTCTTTCACAG aTTCCTGTCGTCACAGAAGTATTCCGGTGGAGACAGATGagtcaatgacatcatcaacgcTGAACCTAGCATTGCCCTTGGACTGTGGGCAGTGCTCAGAACACAGAAAGAGGCCAAAGGAAGAGGCCTGGTTCGCCCCTGAGGTAACCGTCAATGACGTAGGCCAGGTGGAATACCCCAAGGACTCCTGGAGAACCCCTATGGAAGACCCTCTGGGTAACCTTCGACCCCAGCCCAGAGCCCCCTCCCTGCATCAGAAAGACATGTCCCCACACACCCCTGACCCTGTCGACCTCAGGTTACACCCCTACAGAGAGAGGGCTCAGTGGACTGAGGATGAGGACTTCTCTTTCTCTGGGATTCTCCGGCGGGGAGCGGAGGGCTTCCCTGGTCCACCCAGCTGTCCTCGACCTCAGGACTGTTCCCTTGAAGGAGGAGAACCCTTGGAGGCCCCTCTTCCTCTCAGGTCTGActtaaatgacatccactgtgtCCCTCCGAAATACCCAGCACACATGCCTCCTCAAT GCCCTGATCCTGTGCACGGCAGGTGTCCGAGACTGTACACATGTCAGAAACCCGTAAATCAAACCCGTCCCCTCTATAATCGCCATCATTATAACCATCTTCACCCTACGGAACCTCAGCGGGAGCTTCAGCAAGACCCACCATCCTG GACTCCCACGGCTCAAAACAGACTACATGGACAAGGAGCTCTAAAAGCCCCCAGTTTCAATCTTCCTCAGAGTGTGGCCCCTCCCAGAGAGTTGATGTCTGAGGTCAGTGTGGTGCCCTCTTACCCAGTGACCCCCGGCCAACCAGGTGGGGGAGGAACAGCTACACAGGAACTGAGGAAGACCATCAGTTTACCTGAGGAGTGCA GGAATGTTTTTATTACGTATTCTGTGGACACAGCCAGTGAGATGTTTACCTTCGTGAAGTTTCTGATAGATCAGGGCTTTAAACCAGCT ATTGACATGTTTGATAATCCAGTCAGAAGAATGGACATCAACAAGTGGATGGACAGCTATTTAAAGGAT AAGTCAGTGCTGATCATCGTGGTCATCAGTCCTAAGTACAAGGCAGACGTGGAGGGATACGGGGAGGATGAGCATGGTCTCCACACTAAGTACATTCACACTCAG ATCCAGAATGAGTTCATCCAACAGCACTGCCTTAATTTCCGACTGGTACCCGTATTATTTCCCACTGCTACCAAG AGACATGTCCCCGCCTGGCTCCAGAGTACCAGGATCTACCGCTGGCCCCAGGATACCCAAGACTTGGTTCTCCGTTTGCTAAGAGAGGAACGCTATATCGCCCCCTCTCTGGGGAAAGAGATGACCCTCTCTATACGGCCCCTCTGA